From one Gracilibacillus salinarum genomic stretch:
- a CDS encoding LacI family DNA-binding transcriptional regulator produces MRITAKTIAEQLNMSTATVDRVLHNRGGVSPKTVNKVLAKAKELNYTPNKSASFLARKKLVNVAFVFPEYPEYFWKEIEMGIHSALEDFKDYGFHIDIRKTPHTIDKQMEVVESIIQSEAYDGLVICPTDGIPLTSIIESGINNDFPIFTFNNDSPSSGRISHVGADYYDAGRLAAELSVNFTGKSKRFAIITDEADTYQMQQKRRGFEAFALEHQEVDAVKMLRLDNQSMEQSLLEIKKNLADVDSVYVACGSLAEVAQQVKQVSNKPVLIGHDMSTAIYDSLHEDIVMATICQDPTYQGSLAVRLAFNYLMLNKQPDKESHIVKLEIVTKGNAKYYLN; encoded by the coding sequence ATGAGAATAACCGCGAAAACAATCGCAGAACAACTGAATATGTCGACAGCTACCGTCGACAGGGTTTTACATAATAGAGGAGGTGTTAGTCCTAAAACAGTTAACAAAGTGTTAGCGAAGGCAAAGGAGCTTAATTATACACCTAATAAATCAGCAAGTTTTCTGGCCCGAAAAAAATTAGTAAACGTAGCATTCGTGTTTCCTGAGTATCCGGAGTATTTTTGGAAAGAGATCGAAATGGGTATTCATTCGGCATTAGAGGACTTTAAGGATTACGGATTTCACATTGATATACGGAAAACACCACACACGATTGACAAACAAATGGAAGTGGTCGAATCGATTATTCAGTCAGAAGCATATGATGGATTGGTTATTTGTCCGACAGATGGAATACCACTAACCAGCATTATTGAATCAGGGATAAACAATGATTTCCCCATTTTTACGTTTAATAACGATTCTCCATCAAGCGGCCGAATCTCACATGTTGGTGCGGATTACTATGATGCAGGAAGGCTGGCGGCAGAGCTCTCTGTGAATTTTACCGGTAAGTCAAAAAGGTTTGCAATCATTACGGACGAAGCAGATACCTATCAGATGCAACAAAAGAGAAGAGGATTTGAAGCATTTGCTCTTGAACACCAAGAAGTGGATGCCGTGAAAATGCTTCGCTTAGACAATCAATCTATGGAGCAATCACTATTAGAGATTAAGAAGAATTTAGCGGATGTGGATAGTGTTTACGTAGCCTGTGGCTCTTTAGCTGAAGTGGCACAGCAGGTTAAACAGGTATCGAACAAGCCAGTCTTAATTGGACACGATATGAGCACTGCCATCTATGATAGTTTGCATGAGGATATTGTGATGGCCACTATCTGTCAAGATCCGACATATCAAGGAAGTTTAGCGGTCCGACTAGCTTTTAATTATTTAATGTTAAATAAACAGCCTGATAAGGAAAGCCATATAGTTAAACTGGAGATTGTAACAAAAGGAAATGCGAAGTACTATTTAAACTGA
- a CDS encoding ABC transporter substrate-binding protein, producing the protein MNKKLIMFVSLFLLIVLSACSNDEESAQNVTDDGKKHLLLWHYYTGSQDALNQIIEDYNQSQDQIEVSAEYVPFDEMNRQLSVGTAGDTLPDIVIADTVNNASMASMGILSDITEQVEQWGKTDQLLKGPLNSAVYQDKYYGLPLTTNALGLFYNKKLLEEAGIEEPPKTWEELEQAAEALTTDEVKGFGLSATRSEEATFQVYPFIYSAGGDYEHLDSPEVAEAFSFLKGMMDKGYMSKDIITATQDNLSRKFMEGDLAMMINGPWMIDQIAAKEDLQFGITKIPKDEQYVSVTGGDNIAITKNADVDAAWDFVSWLFEPGQNERFAKETGYYPTRADVLDQAEYWQTEQYFKNFVPIMDEAVARGPSADWPNVSEAIQLSLQEVLTGTKPIEESLKDAAEKIEELESEEE; encoded by the coding sequence ATGAATAAGAAATTAATTATGTTCGTATCCTTGTTTTTATTAATCGTCCTGTCTGCATGCAGCAACGATGAGGAGAGTGCGCAAAACGTTACGGACGACGGAAAGAAACACCTTTTGCTCTGGCATTATTATACCGGATCCCAGGATGCTTTAAATCAAATAATAGAGGATTACAATCAGTCACAGGACCAAATTGAAGTATCCGCAGAATATGTCCCTTTTGATGAAATGAATCGACAATTATCAGTTGGTACGGCAGGGGACACACTGCCTGATATTGTAATAGCAGATACCGTTAATAATGCTTCGATGGCTTCTATGGGCATTTTGTCGGATATTACGGAGCAGGTGGAGCAATGGGGAAAAACCGATCAACTGTTAAAAGGACCACTGAATTCGGCGGTATATCAAGACAAGTATTATGGTCTTCCTCTAACAACCAATGCGCTGGGCTTATTCTATAATAAAAAATTGCTGGAAGAGGCAGGTATTGAAGAGCCTCCGAAAACATGGGAAGAACTGGAGCAAGCTGCTGAAGCATTAACGACAGATGAGGTGAAAGGCTTCGGATTATCAGCTACCAGATCAGAGGAAGCGACCTTTCAAGTCTATCCATTTATCTATTCTGCTGGTGGTGACTACGAGCATCTGGATTCACCAGAGGTAGCGGAAGCGTTCAGCTTCTTAAAAGGAATGATGGACAAAGGATACATGAGTAAGGATATTATTACGGCGACACAAGATAATTTATCAAGAAAATTTATGGAAGGTGACCTTGCTATGATGATCAATGGTCCGTGGATGATTGATCAGATTGCGGCGAAAGAAGACTTACAATTCGGGATTACCAAAATACCGAAAGATGAACAATACGTCTCCGTAACAGGTGGCGACAATATTGCCATTACCAAAAACGCGGACGTCGATGCGGCGTGGGACTTTGTTTCCTGGCTGTTTGAACCAGGACAAAATGAGAGATTTGCCAAAGAAACGGGTTATTATCCGACGAGAGCAGATGTATTAGATCAGGCAGAGTATTGGCAGACAGAACAATATTTTAAAAATTTCGTACCAATTATGGATGAGGCTGTAGCTCGTGGTCCATCTGCTGATTGGCCGAATGTATCAGAAGCAATCCAGCTCTCGCTTCAAGAAGTATTAACAGGAACGAAGCCGATTGAGGAGTCATTAAAGGATGCTGCTGAAAAAATAGAAGAATTAGAATCAGAAGAAGAGTAA
- a CDS encoding glycoside hydrolase family 31 protein, producing the protein MDSVFTVDGNRLIREYDGEKVWLEPWGADSLRVRSTQLTTMTEEDWALLPQAGDDATITVEEGKATIENGKIKAVISAEAAGKTTFYNQNGDILLEEYVRNRKNLKEFTSALKIDAREFKANLGGDFQLTQRFESDPKEKIFGMGQYQQPFLDLKNCTLELAHRNSQASVPFALSSLGYGFLWNNPAIGQVTFGKNVTEWVAKSTKQLDFWITAGDSPSEIEEAYARATGTVPMMPEYGLGFWQCKLRYQTQEELLEVAREYKRRELPIDVIVVDYFHWPTQGDWKFDTDYWPDPEGMVRELKEMGIELMVSVWPTVDKNSENYQEMLQKGYLTRTEKGIRITHDFLGNTVYFDTTHPGARQFVWEKAKENYYDKGIKLFWLDEAEPEYNVYDFENYRYHIGSNAQVGNIYPLMFSKGFYDGMKQEGQENIVNLVRCAWAGSQRYGALVWSGDIDSSFASLRNQFNTGLNMGLAGIPWWTTDIGGFQGAYTDDPDFRECMIRWFQYGAFCPVFRLHGDREPHSEPLGTSGGGLCPSGAANEVWSYGEEAYQIFKKYMLMRERLRPYIKGLMAEAHEKGTPVMRPLFYDFAQDKETWNVEDAYMFGPQLLVAPVLHEGQRSRSVYLPKGATWTNAFTKEVWEGGQYIDCPASLDTIPLFLRDGAALPIEE; encoded by the coding sequence ATGGACAGTGTATTTACGGTAGATGGGAATCGTCTTATTCGAGAATATGATGGGGAGAAAGTGTGGTTGGAGCCGTGGGGAGCAGATAGCTTACGAGTTCGCTCTACCCAGCTGACCACGATGACAGAAGAGGACTGGGCATTATTGCCGCAAGCCGGTGATGACGCAACCATTACAGTGGAAGAAGGGAAAGCTACCATCGAAAACGGCAAAATAAAAGCCGTGATCTCAGCGGAAGCTGCAGGAAAGACTACCTTTTACAACCAGAACGGCGACATTCTGTTAGAGGAGTATGTTCGGAATCGTAAAAATTTAAAAGAGTTTACGAGTGCTCTGAAAATTGATGCGCGTGAGTTTAAAGCAAATCTGGGCGGAGATTTTCAATTAACACAACGATTTGAATCCGATCCTAAAGAAAAAATCTTTGGAATGGGACAATACCAGCAGCCGTTCTTAGATTTGAAAAATTGTACGTTGGAATTGGCACATCGTAACTCCCAGGCTAGTGTTCCATTTGCGTTATCCAGTCTTGGCTATGGTTTTCTCTGGAATAACCCTGCGATTGGCCAGGTTACGTTTGGTAAGAATGTCACCGAATGGGTAGCGAAATCAACGAAACAGCTTGATTTTTGGATTACTGCTGGAGATTCACCAAGTGAGATTGAAGAAGCTTATGCACGGGCAACTGGTACTGTACCAATGATGCCTGAATACGGATTAGGCTTCTGGCAGTGTAAACTCCGTTATCAAACACAGGAGGAACTCTTAGAAGTAGCCAGAGAATACAAGCGAAGAGAGTTACCAATTGATGTTATCGTAGTCGATTATTTTCATTGGCCGACACAAGGAGACTGGAAGTTTGATACAGATTATTGGCCAGATCCGGAAGGCATGGTGCGTGAATTAAAAGAAATGGGTATTGAGTTGATGGTTTCGGTCTGGCCGACTGTGGACAAAAACAGTGAAAACTATCAGGAAATGCTGCAAAAAGGCTATTTAACAAGAACAGAAAAAGGGATTCGAATCACACATGATTTCCTCGGAAATACCGTTTATTTCGATACGACACATCCAGGTGCAAGACAATTTGTCTGGGAAAAGGCGAAAGAAAATTATTACGATAAAGGTATTAAGCTGTTTTGGCTGGATGAAGCGGAGCCGGAATACAATGTATACGATTTTGAAAACTATCGCTATCATATTGGTTCAAATGCACAGGTCGGTAATATTTATCCGCTCATGTTCTCTAAAGGATTCTACGATGGAATGAAACAAGAGGGGCAGGAGAATATTGTCAACCTTGTAAGGTGTGCGTGGGCAGGCAGTCAGCGTTACGGGGCGCTAGTCTGGTCAGGTGATATTGATTCAAGCTTTGCTTCATTACGAAATCAATTTAATACCGGGTTAAATATGGGATTAGCAGGTATTCCTTGGTGGACAACCGATATTGGTGGATTCCAGGGTGCTTATACCGATGACCCTGATTTTAGGGAATGTATGATTCGCTGGTTCCAATATGGTGCATTTTGTCCTGTATTCCGTCTCCATGGTGACCGTGAGCCACACTCAGAACCACTGGGAACAAGCGGTGGTGGTTTATGTCCAAGCGGGGCGGCGAATGAAGTGTGGAGTTATGGAGAAGAAGCGTACCAAATCTTCAAAAAATACATGCTGATGCGCGAACGTCTTCGTCCATATATTAAGGGATTGATGGCAGAAGCGCATGAAAAAGGCACGCCAGTTATGAGGCCGTTATTTTATGACTTTGCGCAAGACAAGGAAACTTGGAATGTCGAAGATGCCTATATGTTTGGTCCGCAACTATTGGTGGCGCCAGTACTTCACGAAGGTCAAAGAAGTCGTTCTGTTTATTTACCGAAGGGTGCTACATGGACCAATGCCTTTACGAAGGAAGTATGGGAAGGTGGACAGTATATTGATTGTCCAGCCTCTTTAGATACGATTCCGCTTTTCTTACGAGACGGCGCAGCATTGCCAATTGAGGAGTAA
- a CDS encoding carbohydrate ABC transporter permease produces MWKEFRSQFKGYLFVLPAVLFMLILIGYPLIYNIVLSFQNVDLSNLATSDKQFVGFENYKKVAGEEAFGISIGNTLIYTVGSVIFQVIIGFCLASFFSMKFKIAGFLRGIMMISWLIPMTVTALLFKFMMGSGEGIFNQMLLNAHLIDEPIGWLSSPEVALWSVIIANIWVGIPFNMLLLSTGLSSLPQDVYESASLDGANWWQRLVHITLPLLKPVLMVVLMLGFIYTFKVFDIVYVMTGGGPINSTEVLSTLAFRYSFSDFEFSLGAAVANVLFLILFAISLVYLRMMKKDEGI; encoded by the coding sequence GTGTGGAAGGAATTTCGCAGTCAGTTTAAAGGATATTTATTTGTGTTACCAGCAGTTTTATTTATGCTGATATTAATTGGATATCCGCTTATTTATAATATTGTGCTTAGTTTTCAAAATGTTGATTTGAGTAATTTAGCAACGAGTGATAAACAATTTGTCGGCTTTGAAAACTACAAAAAAGTCGCAGGGGAAGAGGCATTTGGTATATCAATAGGGAATACGTTGATTTATACGGTCGGAAGTGTGATTTTTCAAGTAATCATTGGTTTCTGTTTAGCGTCCTTCTTTAGTATGAAATTCAAAATAGCTGGTTTTCTAAGAGGGATTATGATGATTAGCTGGTTAATTCCGATGACCGTAACGGCACTGCTTTTTAAATTCATGATGGGATCTGGTGAAGGGATTTTTAATCAGATGCTGTTAAATGCTCATTTAATCGATGAGCCGATCGGTTGGTTATCCAGCCCTGAGGTCGCGTTGTGGAGTGTGATTATCGCTAATATCTGGGTCGGTATTCCGTTTAATATGTTGTTATTATCAACTGGATTAAGCAGCTTACCACAAGATGTTTATGAAAGTGCTAGTCTTGATGGTGCAAACTGGTGGCAGCGTTTGGTTCATATTACGTTACCACTGTTGAAACCAGTATTGATGGTTGTACTAATGCTAGGTTTCATCTATACCTTTAAAGTATTTGATATTGTATATGTTATGACTGGCGGTGGACCAATCAACTCAACTGAAGTTTTATCAACTCTAGCATTTAGATATTCTTTCTCCGATTTTGAGTTTAGCTTAGGGGCAGCAGTCGCGAATGTGTTATTCCTAATCCTATTCGCAATCAGTTTAGTCTATCTACGAATGATGAAGAAAGACGAGGGGATTTAA
- a CDS encoding carbohydrate ABC transporter permease: MSTRKNWTLSIVGIVIVALFLFPVYWMIITAFKTQTEIFQTPPTFFPETFQLDSFATVIEGGIGQYFLNSVIIAGCATIVVLVLAVPSAYGLARFKVKGVSSMMLVFLVTQMLPATVVLTPLFVVFNNLGLLNTYIAPVLATATLGVPFSVLLLRTFFMGIPKELEEAASIDGCGRLRAFLQVILPIALPSVMVCGAISFFFAWGDLIFSITFNRDQELWPLTAGIFNAIGRYGIEWNNLMAFATISVLPVIIIFVSLQKHLVEGLVSGSVK; the protein is encoded by the coding sequence ATGAGTACAAGGAAAAATTGGACGTTAAGTATAGTTGGAATTGTCATTGTCGCGTTGTTCCTTTTTCCAGTCTATTGGATGATCATCACTGCTTTCAAAACACAGACGGAAATATTCCAAACGCCGCCTACATTCTTTCCGGAGACGTTTCAATTAGATAGTTTTGCTACGGTAATCGAAGGCGGGATCGGACAATATTTCCTGAACAGTGTGATTATTGCCGGTTGTGCTACGATTGTGGTACTGGTACTAGCGGTTCCATCTGCATATGGACTGGCAAGGTTTAAGGTTAAGGGCGTCTCTTCGATGATGTTAGTGTTTCTTGTCACGCAAATGTTACCAGCAACGGTCGTGTTAACACCACTATTTGTTGTCTTCAATAATTTGGGACTGTTAAATACGTACATTGCTCCCGTACTTGCAACCGCAACACTAGGGGTGCCATTCTCGGTCTTACTGCTAAGAACGTTCTTTATGGGAATCCCGAAAGAATTGGAAGAAGCGGCTAGTATTGATGGGTGTGGCCGTCTTCGTGCCTTCTTGCAAGTGATTCTTCCGATCGCCTTGCCAAGCGTAATGGTCTGTGGAGCGATTTCCTTCTTCTTTGCCTGGGGTGACTTGATCTTCAGTATAACGTTCAACAGAGACCAGGAGCTCTGGCCATTAACGGCAGGTATCTTTAATGCCATCGGTCGTTACGGCATCGAATGGAATAATCTAATGGCATTTGCCACAATCTCAGTATTGCCGGTCATTATTATCTTTGTTTCCTTACAAAAGCACTTAGTGGAAGGATTAGTGAGCGGTTCAGTCAAATAG
- a CDS encoding YwaF family protein, which yields MEGIFSFDQAGYPFHMFSFSHLLLIAIAAGLLICLFIFKERIRETYKRPFKYTLIVLLILGELSFHLWYLVHDRWDIQLNLPLQLCSISLYLCTIMLLTKNYKVFEVSFFVSMTGAFIAIITPELFFGFPHMRFFQFFIVHITIVIACFYMVWIEEFKPAFGSVIRAYAVLNIIAGFVFIVNQLIGSNYMFLAEKPSNASILDFLGPYPWYILSLEVVALALFMLIYFTLFKTTIK from the coding sequence ATGGAGGGGATTTTTAGCTTCGATCAGGCCGGTTATCCATTTCACATGTTTTCTTTTTCTCACCTTTTACTAATTGCGATAGCAGCGGGATTATTAATCTGTCTGTTTATCTTTAAAGAACGCATAAGAGAAACGTATAAACGCCCCTTTAAATATACGTTGATCGTTTTACTCATACTTGGAGAGCTCTCTTTTCATTTATGGTACTTGGTTCATGACAGATGGGATATACAACTGAATCTGCCATTACAATTATGCTCGATTTCCTTATACTTATGTACAATCATGTTACTAACTAAGAATTATAAAGTGTTTGAAGTCTCGTTTTTTGTAAGTATGACAGGTGCATTTATAGCTATTATCACTCCTGAACTATTTTTCGGATTCCCGCACATGCGTTTCTTTCAATTTTTCATTGTCCATATCACGATTGTTATTGCTTGTTTTTATATGGTTTGGATCGAAGAATTCAAACCTGCTTTTGGCTCGGTTATTCGAGCGTACGCCGTGCTAAATATCATTGCCGGCTTTGTGTTCATTGTTAACCAATTGATTGGTTCCAATTATATGTTTTTAGCCGAGAAACCTAGCAATGCAAGTATCCTTGACTTCTTAGGGCCTTATCCGTGGTATATTCTATCACTTGAAGTAGTGGCGCTCGCATTGTTTATGCTTATTTATTTTACTTTATTTAAAACTACTATAAAGTGA
- a CDS encoding winged helix-turn-helix transcriptional regulator: MKYETNACKVEDALSILVGKWKPIILLHLLNHGTQRFNELRKQMPGITQKMLTKQLRELEAEDIVARVVYAEVPPKVEYSITAYGKSLQPILEAMHEWGVNHTRHKEQKHI; the protein is encoded by the coding sequence ATGAAGTACGAAACAAATGCTTGCAAAGTAGAAGACGCTCTAAGCATACTAGTTGGTAAATGGAAACCGATTATTTTGTTACATTTATTGAATCATGGCACCCAGCGTTTCAATGAGCTCCGGAAACAAATGCCAGGTATCACACAAAAAATGCTAACCAAACAATTGCGCGAATTAGAAGCAGAAGACATAGTCGCGCGCGTAGTATACGCCGAAGTCCCTCCAAAAGTAGAATATTCCATCACAGCATATGGCAAAAGCCTGCAGCCAATTTTGGAAGCAATGCACGAATGGGGAGTGAATCATACGAGACATAAAGAGCAAAAACATATATAA
- a CDS encoding LLM class flavin-dependent oxidoreductase, producing the protein MEQYRINPQKGLEFGLYTLGDHLPNPATGERISAAQRLEEIIELAKLAEDAGIDFFSVGESHQDHFTTQAHSVVLSAIAQATEKIKIASSSTIISTLDPVRVFEDFATIDLISKGRTELIAGRASRVGNFELLGYDLQDYEELYEEKFDLLLQINQQEHVNWEGKYRAPLRNAHVLPRPYEGSLPIWRAVGGHPTSAVKAGYAGVPIFLATLGGPVSVFKRTIDAYRDALEEAGHRSAEFPVATAGFFYLAETTQQAQREMYPSINEGMQKTNGRGYPKQHFAQGASPRDVMNIGSPQEVIEKILYQHEMYGHQRYIAQMDFGGMPFDKLRKNIELIGKEVLPAIRKYTAKQGGNQP; encoded by the coding sequence ATGGAGCAATATCGAATCAATCCACAAAAAGGATTAGAATTTGGTTTATATACATTAGGGGATCATCTGCCGAACCCTGCAACAGGGGAGCGAATCTCAGCTGCTCAACGTTTGGAGGAGATCATTGAACTGGCTAAGCTGGCAGAAGATGCTGGCATTGACTTCTTCAGTGTCGGGGAAAGCCATCAGGATCACTTCACTACACAAGCACATTCGGTTGTATTATCAGCCATCGCACAGGCAACTGAAAAAATAAAAATAGCGAGTTCTTCCACAATTATCAGTACGTTAGATCCGGTAAGAGTATTTGAGGATTTTGCAACGATTGATTTAATTTCAAAAGGACGTACCGAATTGATCGCTGGACGTGCTTCTCGAGTTGGTAACTTTGAGTTATTAGGTTATGATTTGCAAGATTATGAAGAACTATATGAAGAGAAGTTCGATTTACTATTACAAATTAATCAGCAGGAACACGTAAATTGGGAAGGGAAATATCGAGCTCCACTTCGAAATGCACATGTTTTGCCAAGACCGTATGAGGGTTCGTTGCCAATCTGGCGGGCAGTCGGAGGTCATCCAACCAGTGCGGTTAAGGCAGGATACGCAGGGGTTCCTATATTCTTAGCAACATTAGGAGGACCTGTCTCTGTTTTTAAACGAACCATCGATGCGTATCGTGATGCATTGGAAGAAGCGGGACATCGTTCAGCCGAATTCCCAGTTGCGACCGCGGGTTTTTTCTATTTAGCAGAGACGACACAGCAAGCACAACGGGAAATGTATCCATCGATCAATGAAGGCATGCAGAAAACAAATGGCAGAGGCTATCCGAAACAGCACTTTGCCCAAGGTGCCAGTCCGCGTGATGTAATGAATATTGGCAGTCCGCAAGAGGTAATTGAGAAGATTCTTTATCAGCATGAAATGTATGGCCACCAACGTTATATAGCACAGATGGATTTCGGTGGTATGCCTTTTGATAAATTACGTAAAAATATCGAATTAATAGGAAAAGAAGTGTTACCAGCGATTCGTAAATACACAGCAAAGCAAGGGGGTAATCAACCGTGA
- a CDS encoding NADPH-dependent FMN reductase, with protein MNIVAIAGSVVGSKTKTAMQYTVKILQDKYPDHEVTLLDLAEYDLQFSDGRNYLDYQGDTKFVTETIMNADIIMIGTPIFQASIPGTLKNLFDLLPTSAFEGKIASMLVTAGSQRHYLIPEQQLKPILSYMKAQVVQQYVYIEDVDFYRKEITNDDVLFRIDRLVEDTMMLARTYQQMQREKDAEYDF; from the coding sequence GTGAATATCGTAGCAATTGCAGGTTCTGTGGTCGGATCTAAGACCAAAACAGCCATGCAATATACTGTGAAAATCTTACAAGATAAATATCCAGATCATGAGGTGACATTATTGGATCTGGCAGAATATGACTTGCAATTTAGTGACGGCAGAAATTATCTTGATTATCAAGGTGATACCAAATTTGTAACGGAAACAATCATGAATGCAGATATAATAATGATTGGGACACCGATTTTTCAAGCATCGATTCCAGGGACATTAAAGAATTTATTTGACCTGTTGCCAACTAGTGCTTTTGAGGGGAAGATAGCCAGTATGCTAGTAACGGCAGGTTCACAGCGTCATTATCTTATACCGGAACAGCAGTTAAAACCGATTTTGTCCTATATGAAAGCACAAGTCGTGCAGCAATATGTCTATATAGAAGATGTTGATTTCTACCGCAAGGAAATTACCAATGATGATGTACTGTTTCGTATCGATCGATTAGTGGAGGATACGATGATGTTAGCGAGGACTTACCAGCAGATGCAAAGAGAAAAAGATGCAGAATATGATTTTTAA
- a CDS encoding VanZ family protein gives MKVWKVTIHFGFIMYFVFMISLLFFGSRGYGGPSMTWLEYVKSSSNFVPFQTIEMYVDALMYGSMSITIPVINLGGNIIMFVPLGIALPFYSRKLAKLGVFSCAILLTLFVIESMQLISRRGSFDIDDFILNYIGGLIGLVIWKFLDWQYRRSTLK, from the coding sequence ATGAAAGTGTGGAAGGTTACCATTCATTTTGGCTTTATTATGTATTTTGTCTTTATGATTTCTCTTTTGTTCTTTGGTTCGAGAGGATATGGAGGGCCAAGTATGACGTGGTTAGAATATGTTAAAAGCTCGTCCAATTTCGTTCCTTTTCAAACAATAGAAATGTATGTAGATGCTTTAATGTATGGTTCAATGAGCATTACCATCCCTGTTATTAATCTTGGTGGCAACATTATCATGTTTGTGCCGCTCGGAATAGCACTTCCCTTTTACTCACGCAAGCTGGCAAAATTGGGAGTGTTTTCTTGTGCTATCCTGCTGACACTGTTTGTAATCGAGAGTATGCAGCTTATCTCGAGAAGAGGTAGTTTTGATATTGATGATTTTATCCTTAATTATATAGGTGGATTGATCGGATTAGTGATATGGAAATTTCTCGATTGGCAATACAGGCGATCAACGCTTAAGTGA
- a CDS encoding anti-sigma factor translates to MNKQCEKVINYFNDQLTEIEIEQFEEHLASCDTCQEELKELQELTEDLPFISEPVTPNEGMKDRVLGNILQEEQETTAEAVTPIVRTEQQPKRKFQKWIQNGLAAALVLSLIGNIYLLNQPADSPGNETAATIDEIINSVTLEDTEIMNAAGRASIVENNGEKVLLVQAENLQEIEGDQAYQVWLLEEEKPYRAGTFVPNQVGEGAVAFSLSELEESNVNWDTIAITLEPSADNQEPQGDIILAAGIES, encoded by the coding sequence ATGAATAAGCAATGCGAGAAGGTTATCAATTATTTTAATGATCAACTAACTGAAATAGAAATAGAACAATTCGAAGAGCACTTGGCATCCTGTGATACATGTCAGGAAGAGCTTAAAGAACTGCAGGAACTAACAGAGGACTTACCATTTATATCGGAACCTGTCACACCCAATGAAGGAATGAAGGATCGAGTATTAGGCAACATCCTGCAAGAAGAACAAGAAACAACAGCTGAAGCCGTGACTCCTATTGTCAGAACAGAACAGCAACCAAAAAGAAAATTCCAAAAGTGGATACAAAATGGCCTTGCCGCTGCCTTGGTTCTCTCATTAATAGGTAACATCTATCTTTTAAATCAGCCTGCTGATAGCCCTGGCAACGAAACAGCCGCTACAATCGATGAGATTATCAACAGTGTGACATTAGAAGATACTGAAATAATGAATGCAGCCGGAAGAGCATCCATCGTCGAAAATAACGGGGAAAAAGTATTACTCGTGCAAGCCGAAAACCTGCAAGAGATTGAAGGAGATCAAGCATACCAAGTATGGCTGCTAGAAGAAGAGAAACCATACCGCGCAGGCACGTTTGTTCCAAATCAGGTAGGAGAAGGAGCCGTTGCATTCTCGTTATCTGAATTAGAAGAATCGAACGTCAATTGGGACACCATTGCCATCACCTTAGAACCAAGCGCAGACAATCAGGAACCACAAGGAGACATTATTTTAGCGGCAGGAATAGAAAGTTAA
- a CDS encoding RNA polymerase sigma factor: MNEQDVTWYKNIQHGDQIALEALYDKYEKLLFSFVYKMTQNREITEEVVQDVFLKIWTKKGMYDPSKGKFSSWLLTITRYTAIDFIRKKKDSKDFSLEERDATQVDNTSLEEEVEWKEDTKQIKQAMKQLKKDQQKVIILFYFKALSQQKIADQLGIPLGTVKGRIRLALKHLKEKLHMLEEKGGI, encoded by the coding sequence ATGAATGAACAAGACGTAACATGGTACAAGAACATTCAGCATGGTGATCAAATAGCCCTTGAAGCGTTGTATGATAAGTATGAGAAATTATTATTCTCTTTTGTTTATAAAATGACCCAAAACCGTGAAATAACAGAGGAAGTGGTACAGGATGTCTTCCTTAAAATATGGACAAAGAAAGGGATGTACGACCCATCAAAAGGTAAATTCTCCTCCTGGTTGCTGACGATAACGCGTTATACCGCTATTGATTTTATCCGAAAAAAGAAAGACAGCAAGGATTTCTCACTGGAAGAAAGAGACGCCACACAAGTAGATAACACCTCTTTAGAAGAAGAAGTGGAATGGAAAGAAGATACCAAGCAAATCAAACAAGCGATGAAACAATTAAAGAAAGACCAGCAAAAAGTTATTATACTCTTTTATTTTAAGGCGTTATCGCAACAGAAAATCGCTGATCAGCTCGGCATTCCGCTCGGAACGGTAAAAGGCAGGATCCGTCTGGCGTTAAAGCATCTCAAAGAAAAACTCCATATGTTAGAGGAAAAGGGGGGGATATAA